In a single window of the Helicobacter felis ATCC 49179 genome:
- the secY gene encoding preprotein translocase subunit SecY, with the protein MTKAIATKIFITLGYLFLYRVLAYIPIPGVDLAAIKSFFDSNSSNALGLFNMFSGNAVSRLSIISLGIMPYITASIIMELLSATFPNLAKMKKERDGMQKYMQIVRYATIGITIIQALSVSFGLRSIGHGPNGAIMVSMQTFLILATFSMLTGTMLLMWIGEQITQRGVGNGISLIIFAGIVSGIPSAIAGTFNLVNTGVINVLVLIGIIAIVLATIFAIIYVELAERRIPISYARKVMMQNQNKRIMNYIPIKLNLSGVIPPIFASALLVFPSTILQASSNKVLQAIADFLNPHGYAYNILMFLLIIFFAYFYSSIVFNAKDIADNLKRNGGFIAGLRPGEGTSNFLNTVASRLTFWGSLYLAIISTLPWILVKAMGVPFYFGGTAVLIVVQVAIDTMKKIEAQIYMGKYKTLSAVGF; encoded by the coding sequence ATGACAAAAGCCATTGCAACCAAGATTTTTATCACTCTAGGGTATTTATTCCTCTATAGAGTGTTGGCTTACATCCCCATTCCCGGGGTGGACCTAGCCGCCATCAAGTCCTTTTTTGATAGCAACTCTAGCAATGCTTTAGGGCTTTTCAACATGTTTAGCGGAAATGCAGTTTCTCGCTTGAGCATTATTTCTTTGGGGATCATGCCCTATATCACCGCCTCCATTATCATGGAGCTCTTGAGCGCAACTTTTCCCAACTTAGCCAAGATGAAAAAAGAGCGTGATGGCATGCAAAAATATATGCAAATTGTGCGCTATGCTACCATTGGGATTACCATCATTCAGGCTCTTAGTGTCTCCTTTGGACTGCGTTCTATTGGGCATGGGCCCAATGGGGCGATCATGGTTTCTATGCAAACTTTTTTGATTTTGGCCACTTTCTCCATGCTCACGGGTACAATGTTATTGATGTGGATTGGCGAGCAGATCACCCAAAGAGGGGTGGGCAATGGGATTAGCCTTATCATCTTTGCAGGTATTGTCTCTGGTATCCCTTCAGCCATTGCGGGGACTTTTAATCTTGTGAATACGGGTGTGATCAATGTTTTGGTTTTAATTGGGATCATAGCAATTGTCCTAGCAACTATCTTTGCGATTATCTATGTGGAGTTGGCTGAACGGCGCATTCCCATTTCTTACGCCCGCAAGGTGATGATGCAAAATCAGAATAAACGCATCATGAACTATATCCCCATTAAATTAAATTTGAGCGGAGTAATCCCTCCCATTTTTGCTTCTGCACTTTTGGTTTTCCCCTCTACGATTTTGCAGGCCTCTTCCAATAAGGTTTTACAGGCTATCGCAGATTTTCTCAACCCACATGGCTACGCCTACAATATCTTAATGTTTTTGCTGATTATCTTTTTTGCCTACTTTTATTCCTCCATCGTCTTTAACGCTAAAGATATTGCAGATAATTTGAAGCGCAATGGAGGCTTTATTGCGGGGCTAAGACCAGGTGAAGGGACTTCGAACTTCTTGAACACCGTGGCGAGTCGCTTGACTTTTTGGGGTTCTTTGTATTTAGCCATTATTTCTACTCTGCCTTGGATTTTGGTCAAGGCAATGGGCGTGCCCTTTTATTTTGGGGGCACGGCGGTGCTCATTGTGGTGCAAGTGGCCATTGATACTATGAAAAAGATCGAAGCACAAATTTATATGGGCAAATATAAAACCCTGAGTGCTGTAGGCTTTTAA
- the rplO gene encoding 50S ribosomal protein L15 → MALEKLSPAKGSVKKIKRVGRGQGSGMGKTATRGGKGQTARTGYKQKRGFEGGQQPLQRRLPKVGFRSRTKGLVYAINVSKHKEIFELETLSLELIKKVHPFPSYIEKIKLIGAGAKDLAPKIQDERIRTSGQK, encoded by the coding sequence ATGGCATTAGAAAAATTAAGTCCGGCTAAGGGCAGTGTCAAAAAAATTAAGCGTGTGGGTCGTGGACAAGGCTCTGGTATGGGTAAAACGGCCACTAGGGGAGGCAAAGGACAAACCGCGCGCACAGGTTACAAACAAAAACGCGGTTTTGAGGGAGGACAACAGCCCTTACAACGCCGTTTGCCTAAAGTGGGTTTTAGAAGCCGCACTAAGGGCCTAGTTTATGCGATCAATGTTTCTAAACATAAGGAAATTTTTGAGTTAGAAACTTTGAGTTTAGAGCTCATTAAAAAAGTGCATCCCTTTCCCTCCTATATTGAAAAAATCAAACTCATTGGGGCAGGAGCTAAGGATTTAGCACCCAAGATTCAAGATGAAAGAATTCGCACCAGCGGGCAAAAATGA